The proteins below are encoded in one region of Microbacterium pygmaeum:
- a CDS encoding alpha/beta hydrolase has protein sequence MSDVEAPDFRRMPIADAVRWLAEHGEPADPRTDIDTASLRRRFPHLENVVTADIRIDGPYGRLVPARLYRDAAAPASGRALVWVHGGAFIGGYLDMPEANWVALELASRGIPVLSVDYVKCLGDVHFPEPTDEVRSAWNHAVAHAQDLFGVDAGAVLLGGASAGGNLTAGAVAQLQDAGDTVPAGLILVYPAVHPNSPAASAEVDLASPHGQLALNFAGSDQALRDPHAFAALGRVDGFPPTLVIVCEKDDLRPSGEAFARQLGGAGIEAHVHLEEDAGHGHINEPSDPTALPTIEAIADWIDR, from the coding sequence CATGCCGATCGCGGATGCCGTCCGCTGGCTCGCCGAGCACGGTGAGCCGGCCGACCCGCGGACCGACATCGACACCGCATCGTTGAGACGCCGATTCCCGCACCTCGAGAACGTCGTGACGGCCGACATCCGCATCGACGGACCATACGGCAGGCTCGTCCCGGCACGGCTGTATCGGGATGCCGCTGCACCCGCGTCCGGTCGGGCCTTGGTGTGGGTGCACGGCGGCGCGTTCATCGGCGGGTATCTCGACATGCCCGAGGCGAACTGGGTCGCCCTCGAGCTCGCCTCGCGCGGGATCCCGGTGCTGTCCGTCGATTACGTCAAGTGCCTCGGCGACGTCCACTTTCCCGAGCCGACCGACGAGGTGCGCTCAGCGTGGAACCACGCCGTCGCACACGCACAGGATCTCTTCGGCGTCGACGCCGGCGCGGTTCTTCTGGGCGGCGCGAGCGCGGGCGGCAATCTGACGGCCGGGGCGGTCGCGCAGCTGCAGGATGCCGGTGACACGGTGCCCGCCGGGCTCATCCTCGTGTACCCCGCTGTGCACCCGAACAGTCCCGCGGCATCGGCCGAGGTCGACCTCGCATCGCCGCACGGACAGCTCGCGCTCAACTTCGCCGGATCGGATCAAGCTCTGCGTGACCCGCACGCGTTCGCCGCGCTCGGCCGCGTCGACGGCTTTCCCCCTACCCTCGTGATCGTCTGCGAGAAGGACGACCTGCGCCCGTCGGGAGAAGCGTTCGCCCGTCAGCTCGGGGGTGCCGGAATCGAGGCGCACGTGCACCTCGAAGAGGACGCCGGCCACGGTCACATCAACGAGCCGTCCGACCCGACCGCGCTGCCGACGATCGAGGCGATCGCGGACTGGATCGACCGGTGA
- a CDS encoding GDSL-type esterase/lipase family protein codes for MNRQTAHLVRGALRGTVDVEERPTGLLPLRLPMSARAQSDSDWMWFAAEQASGVRCEFWTAATWIELTVHTTGLHLPWVPEQVRWAVFAATVGGEAVEDARVTGGSELHLAEPGGPRFVQGEPVVVRFELGGTGLEERRVTIWLPQTDTVEIRDVRADLPLSPAEPIDQLRWWHHGSSISHCIEAETPRGVWPVAAADRLDLDVTNLGFAANAHLDPFTARAMRDSGADLFSLKIGINIVGGDTMKRRTFIPAVHGFLDTVREGAPTAPILVISPILCPMHEDTPGPTVTDPETGERHGTPSTTPDVLEPPLTLRAVREILRDIVHTRSVEDPNLLYLDGLELLGADDVAELPDGLHPSPAGYLLIADRFAASPVVSAWIGESGPKR; via the coding sequence GTGAATCGACAGACCGCCCATCTGGTCCGCGGTGCGCTGCGCGGAACGGTCGACGTGGAGGAACGGCCGACCGGCCTGTTGCCGTTGCGATTGCCGATGAGCGCCAGGGCGCAGTCCGATTCCGACTGGATGTGGTTCGCCGCGGAGCAGGCATCGGGAGTGCGCTGCGAGTTCTGGACCGCTGCCACGTGGATCGAGCTGACCGTGCACACCACCGGGCTGCACCTTCCGTGGGTGCCCGAGCAGGTGCGCTGGGCGGTGTTCGCAGCGACGGTCGGCGGGGAGGCTGTCGAAGATGCACGCGTGACGGGTGGATCCGAACTGCATCTCGCTGAGCCCGGCGGCCCGCGGTTCGTCCAGGGCGAGCCGGTCGTCGTCCGCTTCGAACTCGGCGGAACCGGACTCGAGGAGCGGCGGGTGACCATATGGCTGCCGCAGACCGACACGGTGGAGATCCGCGATGTGCGCGCCGATCTGCCGCTGTCGCCTGCCGAACCCATCGATCAGCTGCGCTGGTGGCATCACGGCAGCTCGATCAGCCACTGCATCGAAGCCGAGACGCCCCGCGGGGTCTGGCCGGTGGCCGCCGCCGACCGACTCGATCTCGATGTGACCAATCTCGGATTCGCCGCGAACGCGCACCTCGACCCGTTCACGGCGCGTGCGATGCGCGACTCCGGTGCCGACCTGTTCAGCCTCAAGATCGGGATCAACATCGTCGGCGGAGACACCATGAAGCGGCGCACGTTCATCCCGGCTGTGCACGGGTTCCTCGACACGGTCCGTGAGGGTGCTCCGACCGCTCCGATCCTCGTGATCTCGCCGATCCTCTGTCCGATGCACGAAGACACCCCGGGCCCGACCGTCACCGACCCCGAGACCGGCGAGCGGCACGGGACGCCGAGCACGACGCCGGACGTCCTCGAGCCGCCGCTCACGCTCCGCGCAGTGCGGGAGATCCTCCGAGACATCGTCCATACTCGCTCGGTGGAGGATCCGAATCTCCTCTACCTCGACGGGCTCGAACTGCTCGGAGCAGACGACGTCGCCGAGTTGCCCGACGGGCTCCACCCGAGTCCCGCCGGCTACCTGCTGATCGCCGATCGGTTCGCGGCATCTCCGGTGGTGTCCGCCTGGATCGGCGAATCGGGGCCGAAGCGATGA
- a CDS encoding family 43 glycosylhydrolase: MTSFTNPILPGDRPDPAILKVGDDYWMTFSSFEAAPGLLLYRSTDLVNWTYVCAALPEPIGNTFAVDIAEHDGHFFIYIPFIPTAWSTLTDASIFVIHAPSMSGPWSAPIDLGIRGAIDPGHVVGEDGRRYLFVSGIRRIELAADGLSTVGELEKVYDGWRYPDDWVTEAYALEGPKLFRRGEWFYLVSAVGGTAGPATGHMVIVARSRSVHGPWENHPRNPIARTTDAAQRWWSRGHASLVPGPSGGDDWWMVSHGYENGYRTLGRQILLEPVRWTDDGWPEAAVADIGGRLEAPRGAQPQHPSPSFDDDFAALLLGERWAFHAPGPGEADRLRLEDGLRLAGKGTSPADTSPLAILTGDHSYEIEVDVELDGCGTEAGLLLYFNDRLFCGMGIDGDRMLSYTGGIRSHWREPVPPTTRISLRIRNDEHIVTGWYRLPGGEWTRHGVRYETSGYHANTMGDLLSLRPALYAAGPGEARFAHFQYRRLS, translated from the coding sequence ATGACCTCGTTCACGAACCCGATCCTGCCCGGCGACCGCCCAGACCCGGCGATCCTGAAGGTCGGGGACGACTACTGGATGACCTTCTCGTCGTTCGAAGCCGCCCCGGGCCTGCTGCTCTATCGATCCACCGACCTGGTGAACTGGACCTACGTGTGCGCGGCGCTGCCCGAGCCGATCGGCAACACGTTCGCGGTCGACATCGCCGAACACGACGGCCACTTCTTCATCTACATCCCGTTCATCCCGACCGCGTGGTCGACGCTGACTGATGCGTCCATCTTCGTCATCCACGCGCCGTCGATGAGCGGTCCGTGGTCGGCGCCGATCGACCTCGGCATCCGCGGAGCGATCGATCCCGGCCATGTCGTGGGCGAGGACGGTCGCCGCTATCTGTTCGTCAGCGGCATCCGCCGCATCGAACTCGCCGCCGACGGACTGTCGACGGTAGGGGAGCTCGAGAAGGTCTACGACGGCTGGCGCTATCCCGACGACTGGGTCACCGAGGCGTATGCCCTGGAGGGGCCAAAGCTGTTCCGGCGCGGAGAGTGGTTCTACCTCGTCAGCGCCGTCGGCGGCACCGCCGGACCGGCTACCGGCCACATGGTGATCGTCGCTCGTTCGCGGTCGGTGCACGGCCCGTGGGAGAACCACCCGCGCAACCCGATCGCGCGGACGACGGATGCCGCGCAGCGCTGGTGGTCGCGCGGTCACGCGTCCCTCGTGCCGGGCCCATCGGGCGGCGACGACTGGTGGATGGTCTCGCACGGGTATGAGAACGGCTACCGGACGCTCGGCCGACAGATCCTGCTCGAGCCGGTCCGTTGGACAGACGACGGCTGGCCCGAAGCTGCGGTCGCCGACATCGGCGGTCGGCTCGAGGCTCCGCGCGGGGCCCAGCCGCAGCATCCGTCCCCATCCTTCGACGACGACTTCGCGGCGCTGCTGCTCGGCGAACGGTGGGCCTTCCACGCGCCGGGGCCCGGGGAGGCCGACCGGCTGAGGCTGGAGGACGGCCTCCGACTGGCCGGCAAGGGGACCTCGCCGGCCGACACGTCGCCGTTGGCGATCCTGACTGGCGATCACTCGTACGAGATCGAGGTGGACGTCGAACTCGACGGCTGCGGCACCGAGGCGGGTCTGCTCCTCTACTTCAACGATCGGCTCTTCTGCGGCATGGGGATCGACGGCGATCGCATGCTCAGCTATACCGGCGGCATCCGCTCACACTGGCGTGAGCCGGTGCCGCCCACCACACGCATCAGCCTGCGCATCCGCAACGACGAGCACATCGTCACCGGCTGGTACCGGCTGCCGGGCGGCGAGTGGACGCGGCACGGCGTGCGCTACGAGACCTCGGGGTATCACGCCAACACGATGGGGGATCTGCTCAGCCTCCGACCCGCGCTGTACGCGGCCGGGCCGGGCGAGGCGCGCTTCGCTCATTTCCAGTATCGGAGACTGTCATGA
- a CDS encoding DUF5597 domain-containing protein, which produces MTPAPRPWSLSREAPFVLRRHGEPALLVGGQVFNSASSSPKAIADSFAHVALLGANVVLSPVSWALSEPVEGSIDFALVDIMLAEARRHDLRLVLLWFGAFKNAASTYAPTWVRRDPQRFPRVVVEPKGMQAFSYEGATSKPVLSVFSPELREADAKAFEALIGHLVDADPDGTVAMVQVENESGLLSDSRDRSPLAEAAWEAPVPSALIDHVRSTPPGSTSARRLWEANGSTGSGSWPQVFGETPAADEVFMAWAIASYVEHLAGRGKAIADILLYANAWLGPQPGQDTPGQYPSGGPASTVLDLWRAAAPSLALLGPDLYVDDADAAMAQYATGVQPFFVPECRLRAAELVRAIGTHGAVGWSGYGLDLANPDAQLAATIAFVAALEGEIADAAQHGSLRAIVLEPGVELERTHIDGIDITARGARALLRRMLLDVGVDIPDTELQVPDETLPNSQMAAHGERRPFALIAGTGTDEFLVIGRELSLDYSAADSRVEIDSVQELLIDDGRVASGRVLNGDERLLVLPNDRVGAARIRLIRV; this is translated from the coding sequence ATGACGCCTGCACCCAGACCGTGGAGCCTCTCTCGCGAGGCGCCCTTCGTGCTCCGCCGTCACGGCGAGCCCGCGCTCCTCGTCGGCGGGCAGGTCTTCAATTCGGCGTCGTCGTCGCCGAAGGCGATCGCCGACTCGTTCGCGCACGTCGCTCTCCTGGGCGCGAACGTCGTGCTGTCCCCGGTGAGCTGGGCACTGAGCGAGCCGGTCGAAGGGTCCATCGACTTCGCACTCGTCGACATCATGCTGGCCGAGGCCCGGCGGCACGACCTTCGCCTGGTGCTCCTGTGGTTCGGCGCGTTCAAGAATGCGGCCTCGACGTATGCGCCGACATGGGTGCGGCGAGACCCGCAACGGTTCCCGCGCGTCGTGGTCGAGCCGAAGGGCATGCAGGCCTTCAGTTACGAGGGTGCGACGTCCAAGCCCGTGCTCTCGGTCTTCAGCCCGGAGCTGCGTGAGGCCGACGCGAAGGCATTCGAGGCGCTCATCGGGCACCTGGTGGATGCCGATCCCGACGGCACGGTCGCGATGGTCCAGGTCGAGAACGAGTCCGGCCTGCTCTCCGACAGCCGCGATCGCAGCCCGCTGGCGGAGGCGGCCTGGGAGGCACCCGTGCCGTCCGCGCTGATCGACCACGTGCGCTCGACGCCGCCCGGAAGCACGTCCGCCCGACGGCTCTGGGAGGCCAACGGCAGTACGGGGAGCGGATCCTGGCCGCAGGTCTTCGGGGAGACGCCCGCAGCCGACGAGGTCTTCATGGCGTGGGCCATCGCAAGCTACGTCGAGCATCTCGCCGGCCGCGGCAAGGCGATCGCAGACATCCTCCTGTACGCGAACGCGTGGCTGGGTCCGCAGCCAGGTCAGGACACACCCGGGCAGTACCCGAGTGGTGGCCCGGCATCGACGGTGCTCGACCTGTGGCGAGCAGCCGCCCCATCTCTCGCGCTGCTCGGACCGGATCTGTACGTGGACGACGCCGATGCCGCGATGGCACAGTACGCTACGGGCGTCCAGCCGTTCTTCGTGCCGGAATGCCGCCTCCGCGCCGCCGAACTCGTCCGGGCGATAGGAACGCACGGCGCCGTGGGATGGTCGGGGTACGGCCTGGACCTGGCCAACCCCGATGCGCAGCTGGCCGCGACGATCGCCTTCGTCGCCGCGCTCGAGGGCGAGATCGCCGACGCGGCGCAGCACGGCAGTCTCCGCGCGATCGTGCTCGAGCCCGGTGTCGAGCTGGAACGCACGCACATCGACGGCATCGACATCACGGCGCGCGGTGCGCGCGCGCTGCTGCGACGGATGCTCCTCGATGTCGGAGTCGACATTCCCGACACGGAACTGCAGGTTCCCGACGAGACGCTTCCCAATTCCCAGATGGCCGCCCACGGCGAGAGACGACCGTTCGCCCTGATCGCCGGAACCGGCACCGACGAGTTCCTCGTGATCGGGCGCGAACTCTCACTGGACTACTCCGCCGCTGACTCGCGGGTCGAGATCGACTCCGTCCAAGAGCTGCTCATCGACGACGGTCGCGTCGCTTCCGGGCGTGTCCTCAACGGTGATGAGCGTCTGCTGGTGCTGCCGAACGATCGTGTCGGCGCCGCCCGCATCAGGCTGATCCGGGTGTGA
- a CDS encoding glycoside hydrolase family 3 N-terminal domain-containing protein: MTAPDIDELLARMSQADKLAQLQILWRRDQGDALDLARRGIGALFWPQSAEQTNALQRAAVEESPHGIPLLIGLDVIHGQFTIFPTPLAQAASFDPTVAEADARVSAAEARSGGVNWTFSPMVDVTRDPRWGRVVEGFGEDPFLASAFGAAKVRAYQGDDLAASDALAACLKHFVAYGAAEAGRDYNTTDVSWRRLRETYLEPFRRGVHAGAASVMAAFNSLNGTPMHAHRRLLTDILAGEYGFDGVVVGDADGVAQLAVHGVAADERDAVRLSLDAGLDIVMGGTELVAGGQPFLDPVEVDTARLDDAVMRILRLKIALGLFENPYTDASAERTAPSTETLERAQRAAERCIVLVKNEPALLPVPDEHRRILLTGPYAQSTDHLGAWVQHFGAGAGTLEGALREQLPHATWTTSPGADFLAPSAQQISDAAELATQHDLVIVAVGEPSAISGEASSRSDIRLPGPQERLIHAIADTGVPFIVLLATGRPLVVEDWIERAPSVLLTWHLGTRGPEAIARVVVGEVDPGGRLPMTFPRSVGQIPIHHDAERTGRPASTGGSLATDRWDVGLQGPNNLDDSYTSKFLDLERGPRFAFGHGLGYSSFRIEQASVSATSVSLAELRSGALLTVHATVRNVGEREGDDIVFVYLADPVASIALPVQRLRGFRRVTVPAGETVSVMFELGGADLGFWTDDSEYLIEPGELVLTITDGSDAELLRLDITG, from the coding sequence ATGACAGCGCCGGATATCGATGAGCTGCTCGCGCGGATGTCGCAGGCCGACAAGCTCGCGCAACTGCAGATCCTGTGGCGCCGCGACCAGGGCGACGCGCTCGACCTCGCCCGCCGTGGCATCGGCGCGCTGTTCTGGCCGCAGAGCGCCGAGCAGACCAACGCACTGCAGCGCGCTGCGGTCGAGGAGAGCCCCCACGGCATCCCGCTCCTCATCGGCCTGGATGTCATCCACGGGCAGTTCACGATCTTCCCCACCCCGCTCGCCCAGGCGGCGAGCTTCGATCCGACCGTCGCCGAAGCGGATGCGCGCGTCTCCGCCGCCGAAGCGCGCTCGGGCGGCGTGAACTGGACCTTCTCGCCCATGGTCGACGTCACCCGTGACCCGAGATGGGGTCGGGTCGTCGAAGGCTTCGGCGAAGACCCGTTCCTCGCATCCGCCTTCGGCGCCGCGAAGGTCCGCGCCTACCAGGGCGACGACCTCGCGGCCTCTGACGCACTGGCGGCATGCCTCAAGCACTTCGTCGCATACGGCGCCGCCGAAGCGGGGCGCGACTACAACACGACCGACGTCTCGTGGCGTCGACTGCGCGAGACTTACCTCGAGCCCTTCCGCCGCGGCGTCCACGCCGGAGCGGCATCGGTCATGGCGGCATTCAACTCCCTCAACGGCACACCGATGCATGCGCACCGACGTCTGCTGACGGACATACTCGCGGGAGAGTACGGCTTCGACGGTGTGGTCGTGGGCGACGCCGACGGTGTGGCGCAACTGGCCGTGCACGGTGTCGCCGCGGACGAGCGAGACGCCGTGCGGCTGTCGCTGGACGCGGGACTGGACATCGTCATGGGTGGCACAGAACTGGTCGCGGGCGGGCAGCCGTTCCTCGATCCGGTCGAGGTCGACACCGCGCGCCTCGACGATGCCGTCATGCGCATCCTTCGACTGAAGATCGCGCTCGGTCTGTTCGAGAACCCGTACACGGACGCTTCCGCCGAGCGCACGGCACCCAGCACCGAGACCCTCGAGCGTGCGCAGCGGGCCGCGGAACGCTGCATCGTTCTCGTGAAGAACGAGCCGGCCCTGCTTCCCGTTCCAGACGAGCACCGCCGGATCCTGCTCACGGGTCCCTACGCGCAGAGCACCGATCACCTCGGTGCGTGGGTCCAGCACTTCGGCGCAGGTGCGGGCACCCTCGAGGGCGCGCTGCGCGAGCAGCTGCCGCACGCGACCTGGACGACCTCGCCGGGCGCCGACTTCCTCGCGCCGTCAGCGCAGCAGATCTCCGACGCGGCTGAGCTCGCCACCCAGCACGATCTCGTGATCGTCGCGGTCGGCGAGCCGAGCGCCATCTCGGGCGAGGCGAGTTCGCGCAGCGACATCCGGCTGCCGGGGCCCCAGGAACGCCTCATCCACGCGATCGCCGACACCGGGGTGCCGTTCATCGTGCTGCTGGCGACCGGGCGCCCGCTCGTCGTGGAGGACTGGATCGAGCGCGCCCCGTCGGTGCTGCTGACCTGGCATCTCGGCACCCGCGGCCCCGAGGCCATCGCCCGTGTCGTGGTCGGCGAGGTCGATCCGGGTGGTCGCCTGCCGATGACGTTCCCGCGATCCGTCGGGCAGATCCCGATCCATCACGACGCGGAGCGCACCGGGCGCCCCGCCAGCACCGGCGGTTCGCTCGCGACGGATCGCTGGGATGTGGGGCTGCAGGGGCCGAACAACCTGGACGACTCCTACACGTCGAAGTTCCTCGATCTCGAGCGCGGTCCGCGCTTCGCCTTCGGACACGGGCTCGGCTATTCGAGCTTCCGCATCGAGCAGGCATCCGTGTCTGCGACCTCCGTCAGCCTCGCCGAGCTGCGGTCAGGCGCGCTGCTGACCGTTCACGCGACCGTCCGGAACGTCGGCGAGCGCGAGGGAGACGATATCGTCTTCGTCTACCTCGCCGACCCCGTCGCCTCGATCGCGCTGCCTGTCCAGCGCCTGCGGGGCTTCCGGCGGGTCACCGTGCCCGCGGGCGAGACGGTGTCGGTGATGTTCGAGCTCGGTGGTGCCGACCTCGGCTTCTGGACCGACGACAGCGAGTACCTGATCGAGCCCGGCGAGCTCGTTCTGACGATCACGGACGGAAGCGATGCAGAGCTCCTGCGGCTGGACATCACTGGGTGA
- a CDS encoding ABC transporter substrate-binding protein: protein MSQHSTSRHLRWSLLALPVAGVLVLAGCSGSTDNGGDSSGDPEATGFSLMVAQANDADDFYAQTAAKYSEETGVPIEVIPYPSDAYNTQVTTQLQAGNAADMMVLAPGTGQPISVITLADAGFLEPLDATSAGLLPAGAEAEFQIDGDTFAQPTALTPVGMVFNVTAGDEAGIEYPSTYEDLLTACADARSAGKSFTVLAGGISFNTGLFSMLISATRVYADDPDWNEQRAAGDVTFAESGWEDVLNDIIEMNDTGCFQDGAAGGTFDNITAGLGGGTSLTAAVPGSAAASIGGATGAEVNVQAFPPADGGKAFTVTGANYAWGINASSDDAVKASAQAFLDWVAQPENAKAYADLSGSVPITGIDQATLLPEYAPIGDLLADGDYAGLPNATWPNPAVYDALGTGVQALLTGQKTVDQVLADMDAAWDQ from the coding sequence ATGTCACAGCACTCCACTTCGCGGCACCTCCGGTGGTCGCTTCTCGCGCTCCCCGTCGCCGGTGTCCTGGTCCTGGCCGGCTGCTCCGGCTCGACCGACAACGGTGGCGACAGCAGCGGTGACCCCGAGGCCACGGGCTTCTCGCTCATGGTCGCTCAGGCCAACGACGCCGATGACTTCTACGCGCAGACCGCGGCGAAGTACAGCGAAGAGACGGGCGTGCCCATCGAGGTCATCCCCTACCCCAGCGACGCGTACAACACGCAGGTCACGACGCAGCTGCAGGCCGGAAACGCCGCAGACATGATGGTGCTTGCGCCCGGAACCGGTCAGCCGATCTCGGTCATCACGCTCGCCGACGCCGGATTCCTCGAGCCGCTCGACGCGACCTCGGCAGGGCTTCTCCCCGCCGGCGCAGAGGCCGAGTTCCAGATCGACGGCGACACGTTCGCCCAGCCGACCGCGCTTACGCCGGTGGGAATGGTCTTCAACGTCACGGCCGGAGACGAGGCCGGGATCGAATACCCGTCCACGTACGAAGACCTCCTGACGGCGTGCGCGGACGCGCGAAGCGCGGGCAAGTCCTTCACCGTGCTCGCGGGCGGCATCTCGTTCAACACCGGCCTGTTCTCCATGCTGATCTCCGCCACGCGCGTCTACGCCGATGACCCCGACTGGAACGAGCAGCGTGCAGCGGGCGATGTCACCTTCGCCGAAAGCGGCTGGGAGGACGTGCTCAACGACATCATCGAGATGAACGACACGGGTTGCTTCCAGGACGGCGCTGCAGGTGGCACGTTCGACAACATCACGGCCGGTCTCGGCGGCGGCACGTCGCTGACCGCAGCCGTACCCGGAAGCGCGGCCGCTTCGATCGGTGGCGCCACGGGCGCAGAGGTCAACGTCCAGGCGTTCCCGCCGGCCGACGGCGGCAAGGCGTTCACCGTCACGGGCGCCAACTACGCCTGGGGCATCAACGCATCCTCCGACGACGCGGTGAAGGCATCTGCCCAGGCCTTCCTCGACTGGGTCGCCCAGCCCGAGAACGCCAAGGCGTACGCCGACCTGTCCGGCTCGGTCCCGATCACGGGCATCGACCAGGCGACGCTGCTGCCCGAGTATGCGCCGATCGGCGACCTGCTCGCAGACGGCGACTACGCCGGCCTGCCGAACGCGACCTGGCCCAACCCGGCCGTCTACGACGCGCTCGGAACCGGCGTCCAGGCGCTGCTGACCGGCCAGAAGACGGTCGACCAGGTGCTGGCCGACATGGACGCGGCCTGGGACCAGTAG
- a CDS encoding ABC transporter substrate-binding protein, with the protein MSQLSTNRHVRWALIAAPLAGVLVLAGCSGSTDDDGGSTDAPAAGVGFSIMVAQSNDADDYWGKFAAQYTDETGVEIEVIPYPGDGYNTQVTTQLQGGNAADMMILSPGTGQPISVITLAEAGFLEPLDDTSAAIIPEGTESLYDVDGEIYAQPAALTPTGLLYNAAGAADVGIENYPASYADLLAACGTARAGGKTFNVLAGSAPPNNGLLAMVISATQVYATTPDWNEQRAAGEVTFADSGWRDVLETIVEMKDTGCFQDGVEGGTFDSITQGIGGQTSLSASVPGSAAASIGGATGLDLTVQAFPASGGGKASIVASAGYAWAINAAAEDDAKESAQAFLDWAAEPEQAQAFADLAGFVPITGVTADNLPPQYQPIGELLEQGSFVEAPLATFPNPAVYDALAVGVQGLLTGQKTVDQVLDEMDAAWDA; encoded by the coding sequence ATGTCACAGCTATCCACCAACAGACACGTCCGGTGGGCTCTGATCGCAGCCCCCCTCGCCGGTGTGCTGGTTCTTGCCGGATGTTCCGGCTCCACCGACGATGACGGCGGAAGCACTGATGCGCCCGCCGCCGGTGTCGGCTTCTCCATCATGGTCGCCCAGTCGAACGACGCCGATGACTACTGGGGGAAGTTCGCGGCTCAGTACACCGACGAGACCGGTGTGGAGATCGAGGTGATCCCCTACCCGGGCGACGGCTACAACACTCAGGTCACGACCCAGCTGCAGGGCGGGAACGCGGCCGACATGATGATCCTCTCTCCGGGCACCGGTCAGCCGATCTCCGTCATCACCCTTGCCGAGGCAGGATTTCTCGAGCCATTGGATGACACCTCGGCCGCCATCATCCCGGAAGGTACCGAGTCCCTCTACGACGTCGACGGCGAGATCTACGCGCAGCCGGCGGCGCTGACCCCGACCGGCTTGCTCTACAACGCCGCGGGAGCGGCCGACGTCGGCATCGAAAACTATCCGGCCTCGTATGCGGATCTGCTCGCAGCGTGTGGCACCGCGCGGGCGGGCGGCAAGACGTTCAACGTCCTCGCCGGCTCGGCCCCACCGAACAACGGCCTGCTCGCCATGGTGATCTCCGCCACGCAGGTATACGCGACCACGCCGGACTGGAACGAGCAGCGCGCAGCGGGCGAGGTCACGTTCGCCGACAGCGGCTGGCGCGATGTCCTGGAGACGATCGTCGAGATGAAGGACACCGGCTGCTTCCAGGACGGCGTCGAAGGTGGAACGTTCGACTCGATCACTCAGGGTATCGGCGGCCAGACGTCGCTCAGCGCGAGCGTGCCCGGTTCGGCTGCCGCCTCCATCGGAGGGGCGACCGGGTTGGACCTGACGGTGCAGGCCTTCCCCGCGTCTGGAGGTGGCAAGGCCTCCATCGTCGCTTCCGCCGGGTACGCGTGGGCGATCAACGCAGCGGCGGAGGACGACGCGAAGGAGTCAGCGCAGGCGTTCCTCGATTGGGCCGCCGAGCCTGAGCAGGCTCAGGCCTTCGCAGACCTCGCGGGATTCGTCCCGATCACGGGCGTGACCGCCGACAACCTGCCGCCGCAGTATCAGCCCATCGGCGAACTGCTCGAGCAGGGCTCGTTCGTGGAGGCCCCGCTCGCCACGTTCCCCAACCCTGCCGTGTACGACGCCCTCGCGGTCGGCGTGCAGGGCCTGCTGACCGGTCAGAAGACCGTCGATCAAGTGCTGGACGAGATGGACGCTGCCTGGGACGCGTAG
- a CDS encoding LysR family transcriptional regulator — protein sequence MGLDLNLLVSLNALLEERGVSRAAARLGLSQPTLSISLGRLRRHFGDELLVRQGNSYTLTPVAERLLESTGHALAWTDRVFDTRPTFAPETSERNFTIVMSDAQLPIFGRALADLIGYRAPHVRVSFQHSTARLIAPTLEWLPTVDAVVLPQGILTDVPHLDLYSDDWACVVSVDPTSPPGLSLQDMSERPWVMPYHPRTPVISVLHHLNQSGVEPRASIITEDFLAVPHLVVGTDRIGLMPRRVASLTATASVRVAEPPFALGRITETMWWHPVHEHDPAHRWLRSVAVEAAGTLETTDG from the coding sequence GTGGGTCTGGACCTGAATCTGCTCGTGTCATTGAATGCGCTGCTCGAGGAGCGTGGTGTGAGTCGGGCGGCGGCGCGGCTCGGGCTGAGCCAGCCGACTCTGAGCATCTCGCTCGGGCGACTCCGCCGACATTTCGGCGATGAGCTGCTCGTGCGTCAGGGCAACAGCTACACCCTCACCCCGGTGGCCGAGCGCCTGCTCGAATCAACCGGCCACGCGCTGGCGTGGACCGACCGCGTGTTCGACACGCGGCCGACATTCGCGCCCGAGACGTCGGAGCGGAACTTCACGATCGTGATGTCCGACGCGCAACTGCCCATCTTCGGCCGCGCCCTGGCCGACTTGATCGGGTACCGCGCGCCGCATGTGCGGGTCAGCTTCCAGCACAGCACGGCTCGCCTCATCGCACCCACCCTCGAATGGCTGCCGACCGTCGACGCCGTCGTCCTGCCGCAGGGGATCCTCACCGACGTTCCTCACCTCGATCTCTACAGCGATGACTGGGCATGCGTGGTGTCCGTCGATCCGACCTCGCCACCGGGCTTGAGCCTGCAGGACATGAGCGAACGCCCATGGGTCATGCCGTACCATCCGCGGACACCCGTCATTTCCGTCCTGCATCACCTCAACCAGTCGGGAGTCGAACCCCGGGCATCGATCATCACCGAGGACTTCCTCGCGGTGCCGCATCTCGTGGTCGGTACTGACCGGATCGGTCTCATGCCCAGGCGCGTCGCGAGCCTCACCGCGACGGCATCAGTCAGGGTCGCCGAACCGCCCTTCGCGCTCGGACGGATCACCGAGACGATGTGGTGGCACCCGGTGCACGAACACGACCCGGCACACCGCTGGCTCCGCAGTGTCGCGGTGGAGGCGGCCGGGACGCTGGAGACGACCGACGGTTGA